CGATCATGCCTGACGTGTCTTGCGTGTCGTAGTCCTTGATCTCGACTCGCCGCCGCTTCGCGGCTCTAGGCTTTCGCTTCATAGATTTGCCGCTCCTTTCTGGACGCAGGCCGCGCCGTGATGACCCGGACCCTTCCCCCTCGGTGGGTGAAGCCGACCATCAGGACGCGTGCCTCCAGGCTTCGCCCGTAGAGGACGTATCGCCCTTCGCGCGGACTGGAGTGCCGGAGGTCTTCGAAGAGGCGCACGTGTCGATCGTAGAAGGCGCTCTCCGCTTCCAGGCGAGACACGCCATGCTTCTCCTCGTTCTTCTGTAAGTTCCATTGATCCCAGTCGAAGATGATCTCCGCCATGTTGCTGCCGAACTCCGCCGTCCGGAATTGTAGCGTCAAACACTACACATCCCAAGGGGCAGTACATGGGGAGTGTCGGCTCGTCGCGGTCAATCCGAGGGCCGCGCCGCTCCAGCGAGCACGTTCGGAAGCGCTGGCCCGACGTGGCGGCTC
This sequence is a window from Candidatus Eisenbacteria bacterium. Protein-coding genes within it:
- a CDS encoding BrnT family toxin, with protein sequence MAEIIFDWDQWNLQKNEEKHGVSRLEAESAFYDRHVRLFEDLRHSSPREGRYVLYGRSLEARVLMVGFTHRGGRVRVITARPASRKERQIYEAKA